The Ischnura elegans chromosome 1, ioIscEleg1.1, whole genome shotgun sequence genome contains a region encoding:
- the LOC124165031 gene encoding innexin inx2-like, which produces MDPKEKVSAEELSRSGVTQKTHPGLPHHPGVKPVPYNSSSPFQFIERVEYQKYYQWVGFVLILQAVLFYVPFYLWNLWEGGRIRSLVLSVSQPVVEMGEGDESPQRTVEPVVKSLIMYWEHHLHYHDSYAFRYALFGEVHLPQLRSNWDDSEH; this is translated from the exons ATGGACCCGAAG GAGAAGGTGTCTGCGGAGGAACTGTCCCGAAGTGGAGTAACTCAAAAAACGCACCCTGGACTTCCACACCACCCTGGGGTGAAGCCGGTGCCTTACAATTCTTCCTCGCCGTTCCAATTCATTGAAAGAGTGGAATATCAGAAATACTATCAATGGGTCGGTTTTGTTCTAATCCTACAG gcaGTTCTCTTCTACGTACCATTTTACTTGTGGAATCTTTGGGAAGGTGGTCGCATTAGGAGCTTGGTGTTGTCAGTGTCGCAACCAGTTGTCGAAATGGGCGAAGGCGATGAAAGCCCTCAGAGGACGGTCGAACCCGTCGTCAAATCCTTGATTATGTATTGGGAACACCATCTTCATTATCATGACAGCTACGCCTTCCGATATGCCCTCT TTGGCGAAGTGCACCTACCACAGCTACGGTCCAACTGGGACGATAGTGAACACTGA